In the Candidatus Omnitrophota bacterium genome, one interval contains:
- a CDS encoding CBS domain-containing protein: MLIKDIMTKKVITVSPEMDIHELAELFMEKNISGAPVVDKSGKLLGVVNEEGVIFQDKKVHLPTFINLSLGFLTLGIKRYNEEIEKITASKVSSIMEKDIVTIGPSTEMEDVATLMIEKEIYYFPVVDEDKLVGVITKKDMVRAIAKEKA; this comes from the coding sequence ATGTTGATAAAAGATATAATGACAAAAAAAGTTATTACGGTTAGCCCTGAAATGGACATTCATGAATTGGCAGAATTATTTATGGAGAAAAACATAAGCGGTGCTCCAGTAGTAGATAAGAGCGGAAAATTATTGGGAGTTGTTAATGAAGAAGGCGTGATTTTTCAGGATAAAAAAGTACATCTGCCAACCTTTATTAACCTTTCTCTTGGGTTCCTTACTTTGGGAATTAAGAGATACAATGAAGAAATAGAAAAGATTACAGCAAGTAAAGTATCCAGCATCATGGAAAAAGATATAGTTACTATTGGTCCTAGTACAGAAATGGAGGATGTTGCTACTTTAATGATTGAAAAAGAGATTTATTATTTTCCGGTAGTAGATGAAGATAAGTTAGTAGGTGTGATTACAAAGAAAGATATGGTTCGTGCCATTGCGAAAGAAAAGGCTTAA
- a CDS encoding sulfite exporter TauE/SafE family protein yields the protein MILELSLGFIIGLMILAFVCEYMDSTLGMGYGTTLTPVLLIMGYSPLQIVPVVLISELFSGLLAGFMHDHEGNVNLRPKTLDLRIISQKLKELGHIECFKRGIPKHLKVALLLALCSVVGTVAAVFLAVNLPKFWIKLYIGVLVLAMGIVILVCFNKSFKFSWKKIIGLGLVASFNKGLSGGGYGPVVTSGQILSGVEGKSAVGITSLAEGITCAVGILTYVLVSKSHLDLRLAPFIIVGAILSVPFSAKSVKNVTEKKLKLAIAALTIILGLYTIIKTVFV from the coding sequence ATGATTCTGGAGTTATCATTAGGATTTATCATTGGGTTGATGATACTTGCTTTTGTTTGTGAGTACATGGATTCTACTTTAGGTATGGGTTATGGTACAACCTTAACTCCTGTGCTTTTGATAATGGGGTATAGTCCATTGCAGATTGTTCCTGTAGTTTTGATTTCGGAGTTATTTAGTGGGCTATTGGCTGGATTCATGCATGATCATGAAGGTAACGTTAACCTTAGACCTAAAACTTTGGATCTTCGTATAATCAGTCAGAAATTAAAAGAGCTGGGGCATATTGAATGTTTTAAGAGGGGTATCCCTAAACATTTAAAAGTGGCCTTGCTTTTAGCTTTATGCAGCGTAGTCGGGACTGTAGCTGCGGTTTTTCTTGCAGTTAATCTACCTAAATTTTGGATTAAATTATACATTGGCGTTTTAGTACTTGCTATGGGGATTGTTATACTTGTATGCTTTAACAAAAGCTTTAAATTTTCTTGGAAAAAAATTATAGGTTTAGGTTTGGTGGCATCTTTCAATAAAGGATTGAGTGGTGGAGGTTACGGACCAGTAGTTACAAGTGGTCAGATCCTTTCAGGAGTTGAAGGAAAAAGTGCAGTAGGAATAACTTCTTTGGCTGAGGGAATAACTTGTGCAGTAGGAATTTTAACATACGTTTTAGTTTCAAAAAGTCATCTAGATTTACGGTTAGCCCCTTTTATTATTGTTGGCGCTATCCTTTCAGTCCCTTTTTCAGCAAAGAGTGTTAAGAATGTTACAGAAAAGAAGTTAAAATTAGCAATTGCGGCGTTAACTATAATTTTAGGATTGTACACTATTATTAAGACTGTTTTTGTTTAA
- a CDS encoding DEAD/DEAH box helicase, translating into MDKHYHKSSHPHILARGAFTQLIPELQHAVSDRGYHTPTPIQEQVILHLLEGRDLIGCAQTGTGKTAAFVLPILQYLKKNPRPRARGKNRVLVLAPTRELAAQIGDSVGNYGRYLKVSHTVIFGGVNQNPQVRALKQGVDIVVATPGRLLDLVNQNHLRLGETEIFVLDEADRMLDMGFIYDVKRIIAKIPKKRQTFFFSATMDPEVVKLSEKIVDNAVFVSVTPDKPAVERIIQKVFFVDKDKKEVLLAQLLEAKHWNRVLVFVQMKHSADKVVRKLSGLNISAEAIHGNKSQSARTKALSKFKMGQIRVLVATDIAARGIDVDLISHVINYDLPNTPETYVHRIGRTARAGAGGDAVSFCAAPERDCLRAIEKMVRLKISVERDNSFYSREAENAVGAAARPLPKGRRGLGCKPGANSKNIKRPTNVRWKKNNRKGERKRRFYR; encoded by the coding sequence ATGGATAAACATTATCATAAATCGTCACATCCTCATATTCTAGCGAGGGGAGCGTTTACCCAGCTTATACCCGAGTTGCAGCATGCGGTATCAGACCGGGGCTATCATACACCTACTCCTATACAGGAACAGGTAATTTTGCATTTACTTGAGGGGCGAGATTTGATCGGTTGTGCGCAGACTGGAACTGGAAAAACTGCGGCCTTTGTTTTGCCGATATTACAATATTTGAAGAAAAACCCACGCCCTCGGGCGAGAGGTAAGAACCGGGTATTAGTCTTGGCGCCAACTCGTGAGCTAGCTGCCCAAATTGGAGACAGTGTTGGAAACTATGGACGATATCTAAAGGTGTCTCATACGGTTATCTTTGGTGGTGTTAATCAGAATCCTCAGGTGCGGGCGCTGAAGCAGGGGGTAGATATTGTCGTAGCTACTCCTGGGCGTTTGTTGGACTTGGTTAATCAGAATCACCTACGGTTGGGTGAGACTGAGATTTTTGTTTTAGATGAAGCTGATCGTATGCTTGATATGGGTTTTATTTATGATGTCAAACGCATTATTGCCAAAATACCTAAAAAACGCCAGACTTTTTTTTTCTCGGCTACGATGGACCCGGAAGTGGTTAAACTTTCAGAAAAGATCGTAGACAATGCTGTTTTTGTAAGTGTAACTCCGGATAAGCCGGCAGTAGAGCGAATTATACAGAAAGTTTTTTTTGTAGATAAAGATAAGAAGGAAGTCCTTTTAGCACAGTTGCTTGAGGCTAAACATTGGAATCGGGTGTTAGTTTTTGTGCAGATGAAGCATTCTGCCGATAAAGTTGTTAGAAAATTATCGGGGCTTAATATCAGCGCGGAAGCGATCCACGGTAATAAAAGCCAGAGTGCGCGCACTAAGGCATTGAGTAAGTTTAAAATGGGACAGATTCGTGTTTTAGTTGCTACTGATATTGCTGCGCGAGGAATCGATGTTGACTTGATTTCACATGTAATAAATTACGATTTGCCAAATACTCCGGAGACTTATGTGCATCGCATCGGGCGTACAGCCCGGGCCGGTGCTGGTGGCGATGCAGTTTCATTTTGTGCAGCGCCGGAGAGAGATTGTTTGCGAGCAATTGAAAAGATGGTACGTCTGAAGATATCGGTTGAGCGTGATAATTCTTTTTATTCTCGTGAGGCGGAAAACGCTGTTGGTGCTGCTGCTCGGCCGCTGCCTAAAGGTAGGAGAGGGCTTGGCTGCAAGCCAGGCGCTAATAGTAAAAATATAAAAAGGCCGACAAATGTGCGATGGAAAAAGAATAATAGAAAAGGAGAGAGAAAGAGACGGTTTTATCGCTAA
- a CDS encoding DUF1570 domain-containing protein, whose protein sequence is MRFVALALVLLFSLPVYSETIDFKSGKTITGNIVDQTDKFIKVEVSGVEVKYYLEDIAAIDGQPLLEKEPLSEKTVFESISDKTDKPVEIKIFAVEWNMPEDIRQTINTGIWALQGIYNDIFDFHFSSDFVAKVRIFGDEKYFFGYQRMASTTSSNTGFFTSKTNEAVTYWRKNTVAMLALVFHEVSHALLHNVMHHQPSWIDEGIAEYFESSLVEGDSLIVVPSKTKDRTFKQRLRWNSVMDLPSFLKMSDEEWSNYENLPDNPARGLAWSIVYYLMESNLGRIVLKKTLHHLDKEGDQPRASFQALDLYYPGGVRQLEKDWHEWISKERLLHIYPTNPS, encoded by the coding sequence ATGAGATTTGTTGCCTTAGCTTTAGTTTTGCTATTTAGCCTGCCGGTCTATTCAGAGACCATAGATTTTAAGAGTGGAAAGACTATTACTGGTAACATAGTTGATCAGACTGATAAGTTTATTAAGGTAGAAGTAAGCGGAGTAGAGGTTAAATATTATCTTGAAGACATAGCGGCTATAGATGGTCAGCCTTTGTTAGAAAAAGAACCGCTTTCGGAAAAAACTGTTTTTGAGTCTATTTCCGATAAGACCGATAAGCCGGTAGAGATAAAGATTTTTGCTGTTGAGTGGAATATGCCCGAAGATATTCGCCAGACAATTAATACTGGTATTTGGGCTTTACAGGGAATTTATAATGATATCTTTGATTTTCACTTTAGCAGTGATTTTGTTGCTAAGGTTCGTATTTTTGGCGATGAGAAGTATTTTTTTGGTTATCAGCGTATGGCTTCAACCACTAGCTCAAATACCGGATTTTTTACTAGCAAGACCAACGAAGCTGTAACCTATTGGCGTAAAAATACTGTAGCGATGCTGGCTTTAGTTTTTCATGAAGTTAGCCATGCTCTTTTACATAATGTGATGCATCATCAACCTTCTTGGATTGATGAGGGAATTGCTGAATATTTTGAGAGTTCTTTGGTAGAGGGTGATTCTTTAATAGTTGTTCCCTCAAAGACGAAAGATAGAACTTTTAAGCAGAGGTTGCGATGGAATTCGGTTATGGATTTACCGTCTTTTCTTAAAATGAGTGACGAGGAGTGGTCTAATTACGAGAACTTGCCTGATAATCCGGCCCGAGGGTTGGCTTGGTCAATAGTTTACTATTTAATGGAGAGTAATCTGGGGAGGATAGTTCTAAAGAAGACCCTTCATCATCTTGATAAAGAAGGCGACCAACCGAGAGCTTCTTTTCAAGCTCTTGATCTGTATTATCCTGGCGGGGTAAGACAGCTTGAAAAAGACTGGCATGAATGGATTTCTAAAGAGAGATTGTTACATATATATCCGACCAATCCTAGTTGA
- a CDS encoding Maf family protein, whose translation MKHKIILASASKRRSKILKECGIKHEIVISNTVEKVDNRKSIRANVLFNAQAKAKKVASRCKTGFIIGADTIVLAEKRLLGKPRTKKEAKEFLKLFSGKTLFVYTGLCVIDAKRQVAVNAVEKSKIYVRKLSAKEINRFIKIAVFDDRAGGFSIEGPGIFIFDNIQGSFYNILGLPMAKLNHLFNKLGVDLLGEAYQA comes from the coding sequence ATGAAACACAAAATAATTCTAGCTTCAGCTTCGAAAAGGCGCTCAAAAATACTTAAAGAGTGTGGAATAAAACATGAAATCGTCATTAGTAATACCGTCGAAAAGGTCGACAATAGGAAAAGCATAAGGGCAAATGTTTTATTTAATGCTCAAGCCAAAGCTAAAAAAGTAGCGTCTAGATGTAAAACAGGATTTATTATCGGTGCCGATACGATTGTTTTAGCAGAAAAACGTCTACTCGGAAAGCCAAGAACAAAGAAAGAAGCTAAAGAGTTCCTTAAGTTATTTTCAGGAAAAACGCTTTTTGTTTATACTGGGCTTTGTGTGATTGATGCAAAAAGACAAGTCGCAGTGAACGCGGTTGAAAAGTCAAAAATTTACGTCCGAAAACTTTCAGCAAAGGAAATCAATCGGTTCATAAAAATAGCTGTTTTTGATGATAGAGCCGGAGGTTTTTCCATTGAAGGCCCGGGAATATTTATTTTTGATAACATCCAAGGTTCGTTTTACAATATCTTAGGCTTACCAATGGCAAAGCTTAACCATCTTTTTAATAAGTTAGGTGTTGATCTTTTAGGAGAGGCATATCAAGCTTAG
- a CDS encoding archease, producing MSDFEFIEHTADVGVRVYGFSLEELFRNAALVLFGLMVDYEPRPEIEERVIVEAEDSEELLITWLNELISLFFAYKFLPASYSIEIEDRPEQKVLKSCLRGENFNPYENKLKMEIKAATYHDLKVSSTDDGWVAEIIFDV from the coding sequence ATGAGTGATTTTGAGTTTATTGAACATACTGCCGATGTTGGGGTGCGTGTTTATGGGTTTAGCCTAGAGGAGCTATTCAGGAATGCTGCACTTGTTTTGTTTGGACTTATGGTTGATTATGAGCCTAGGCCAGAGATAGAAGAGCGGGTTATTGTTGAGGCAGAGGATTCTGAAGAGCTCCTGATTACCTGGCTTAACGAATTAATTTCTTTGTTTTTTGCCTATAAATTTTTACCGGCAAGCTATTCTATCGAAATAGAAGACAGACCGGAACAAAAAGTCCTTAAATCTTGCCTTAGAGGAGAAAACTTTAATCCTTATGAAAATAAATTAAAGATGGAGATAAAAGCCGCCACCTATCATGATTTAAAAGTCAGCAGTACCGATGATGGTTGGGTGGCGGAAATCATATTCGATGTATAG
- a CDS encoding YkgJ family cysteine cluster protein, producing the protein MKKKPGIPKNRHCKSCPAICCKNLAMAIGKPANKREVEDLKWQLHFTNVKIYIRHHHWYQWIKGRCRFLSKDNKCTIYERRPDICKRHNPPDCEKFGNFYDVMISTPKELERYIKSKKR; encoded by the coding sequence ATGAAAAAAAAGCCAGGTATTCCAAAAAATAGACACTGCAAAAGTTGTCCTGCTATATGTTGTAAAAATCTTGCAATGGCCATAGGTAAACCAGCTAACAAGAGAGAGGTGGAGGATTTGAAGTGGCAACTTCATTTTACCAATGTAAAGATATATATACGGCATCACCATTGGTATCAATGGATCAAAGGCAGGTGTAGATTTTTATCAAAAGATAACAAGTGCACGATATATGAACGCAGGCCGGATATTTGCAAAAGACATAATCCCCCAGACTGTGAAAAGTTTGGTAATTTCTATGATGTTATGATATCTACACCAAAAGAACTAGAAAGATATATAAAAAGTAAAAAAAGATAA
- a CDS encoding Rrf2 family transcriptional regulator, whose translation MKLTTKTEYLLLALIYIARHEKDNFIKIEDICIKYSISKKYLEQLFLTLKQNRYVKTRRGSRGGYKLTKSSSKISVAEIARLMDGALAPTESVSKYFYSHTPLEQEEKALKVLREIRDYVSSKLEKIKLSDLI comes from the coding sequence TTGAAATTGACCACTAAAACAGAGTATTTGTTGTTAGCGCTTATATATATAGCAAGGCACGAAAAGGATAATTTTATTAAAATTGAAGATATATGCATCAAGTATAGTATTTCTAAGAAATATCTTGAACAACTTTTCTTAACTCTTAAGCAAAATCGATATGTAAAAACAAGGCGTGGGTCTAGAGGCGGGTATAAGCTCACAAAATCGTCCAGCAAGATTAGCGTTGCTGAAATTGCCCGATTAATGGATGGAGCTCTTGCTCCGACGGAGTCTGTTAGTAAGTATTTTTATTCTCATACGCCTCTTGAACAGGAGGAAAAAGCTTTGAAAGTCTTAAGGGAAATAAGGGATTATGTTTCGAGTAAATTAGAGAAAATAAAACTTTCTGATTTAATTTAG
- the serS gene encoding serine--tRNA ligase — MLDIKLIRQDPDSVREALRKRNSRFDLDSFLQLDQKRKDLQQKIEELSAKQNKIDKEVQKLLKEKKDPKSKITESKDIKKELVALQAEFSALNNEFKSQIDRIPNIPHSSLPVGDISKNKIVEEIGEKVSFNFKPQDHIALSEQLDIIDFKRATKLSGSNFILFKGLGAQLERALINFMLDIHTAQGGYTEIIPPKLVNRASMRATGQLPNLEEDMYSFPEDDLFLIPTAEVPLTNIHRDETLNEVDLPIKYTAYTPCFRREAGSYGKDTRGLMRVHEFDKVELVKFVKPEESYKELENLLKDACKILDLLKLPYRINLLATGDLSFAAAKCYDIELYAPGIDKWLEVSSCSNFEDFQARRGNIRYRDKATNKLQFIHTLNGSGLALPRLVVSILENYQQPDGSIVVPDVLRSYYGGRERIAK, encoded by the coding sequence ATGCTAGATATTAAGTTAATACGCCAAGACCCGGACTCAGTAAGAGAAGCTTTAAGAAAACGAAATTCTCGTTTCGATCTGGATAGTTTTTTGCAGCTCGATCAGAAACGTAAGGACCTCCAGCAGAAAATTGAAGAGTTGTCAGCAAAACAGAATAAGATCGATAAGGAAGTCCAAAAACTGCTTAAAGAAAAGAAAGATCCTAAGAGCAAAATAACTGAAAGCAAAGATATCAAAAAAGAATTAGTAGCTTTACAGGCTGAATTTTCCGCGCTCAACAATGAATTTAAATCTCAGATTGACCGGATCCCTAACATCCCACATTCATCTCTTCCGGTGGGAGATATTTCTAAGAATAAAATAGTTGAGGAAATAGGTGAAAAAGTTAGTTTTAACTTCAAGCCCCAAGATCATATAGCGCTTAGTGAACAGTTAGATATTATTGATTTTAAGCGAGCAACAAAATTAAGTGGGTCTAATTTTATTCTTTTTAAAGGATTGGGGGCTCAACTTGAACGGGCATTGATTAACTTTATGTTAGATATTCATACTGCTCAAGGCGGTTATACTGAGATTATCCCTCCGAAATTAGTTAATCGGGCTTCAATGAGGGCAACTGGGCAGCTTCCCAATTTAGAGGAGGATATGTATTCTTTTCCTGAAGACGATTTATTTTTAATACCGACAGCTGAAGTGCCGCTTACTAATATTCATCGAGATGAAACTTTAAATGAGGTTGACTTGCCGATAAAGTATACAGCGTATACGCCTTGTTTTAGGCGCGAGGCCGGTTCTTACGGAAAAGATACTCGAGGGCTTATGCGGGTTCATGAGTTTGATAAGGTAGAGTTGGTTAAATTTGTTAAACCGGAGGAATCTTATAAAGAGCTGGAGAATTTACTTAAAGATGCTTGTAAAATTTTAGATTTACTTAAACTTCCCTACCGAATTAATCTTTTAGCAACTGGAGACCTTAGCTTTGCTGCTGCAAAGTGCTATGATATTGAACTTTATGCTCCAGGGATAGACAAATGGCTTGAGGTGTCTAGTTGTTCTAATTTTGAGGATTTTCAAGCTAGACGCGGTAATATTCGCTATCGCGACAAGGCAACTAATAAATTACAATTTATCCATACTTTAAACGGCTCAGGTTTGGCCTTGCCGAGATTAGTAGTTTCGATTTTAGAAAATTACCAGCAGCCCGATGGTTCAATAGTGGTGCCTGATGTTTTAAGGAGTTATTATGGTGGAAGAGAGCGGATTGCGAAATAA
- a CDS encoding YezD family protein, translating into MKKEVQKEHNLGSKIKDIDSDVLIDIYSAIREIRYGSIQIHIQDGKIIQIDKVNKVRMV; encoded by the coding sequence ATGAAAAAAGAAGTACAAAAAGAGCATAATCTTGGCAGTAAGATAAAAGACATAGATAGCGACGTTTTAATTGATATTTACAGCGCCATTCGGGAGATACGTTATGGGTCGATTCAAATTCATATACAAGATGGTAAAATTATTCAGATTGACAAAGTAAATAAAGTTAGAATGGTATAA
- a CDS encoding RtcB family protein: MPLEKISDCKYLIPKTYKSGMRVDGIIFANEKLIGDINKDKAFEQVVNVAHLPGIVKYSLAMPDIHWGYGFPIGGVAATDPEAGGVISPGGVGYDINCGVRLLKTDLAIEDVKGKIERIVNVLYNDVPSGIGSKGQIRVSNNEVKKILINGAKWAVSRGLGVKEDLESCEEFGAIEGADPDCVSERALDRGRPQSGTLGSGNHFLEVQAIEDIFDDKIAQKLNLRIGQIMVMIHSGSRGLGYQVCDDYIRNMRQCVSKYNIDIPDRQLSCAPLNSPEAKRYIGAMNSAANYAWANRQILMYLTREAFGKVFSKSWQSLGMDLIYDVAHNIAKFEKYDFEGKEKTLCVHRKGATRALGPGNYKLPEKYRDIGQPVIIPGDMGTASYLLVGTKKAEEETFGSTCHGAGRLKSRTEAIRTVDFDQLMKELKQKGIEVRATGKKTIVEEAPSAYKNIDDVIEVVSQAGISRKVCKLRPLCVVKG, translated from the coding sequence TTGCCTTTAGAAAAAATCAGTGATTGTAAATATCTTATTCCTAAAACGTATAAATCAGGGATGCGGGTAGATGGAATTATTTTTGCTAACGAGAAGCTGATTGGGGACATAAATAAGGATAAGGCTTTTGAGCAAGTAGTAAATGTTGCCCATTTGCCGGGAATAGTTAAATATTCTTTGGCTATGCCGGATATTCACTGGGGTTATGGATTTCCTATCGGTGGAGTTGCCGCAACTGATCCTGAAGCTGGCGGGGTTATTTCTCCGGGGGGAGTTGGCTATGATATCAATTGTGGCGTAAGGTTATTGAAGACAGATTTAGCTATAGAAGATGTAAAGGGAAAAATAGAGAGAATAGTTAATGTTTTATATAATGATGTGCCATCGGGAATTGGCTCTAAGGGGCAGATAAGGGTTTCCAATAACGAGGTAAAAAAGATTTTGATTAATGGAGCCAAATGGGCGGTTTCACGTGGCTTAGGGGTTAAAGAAGACTTAGAATCTTGCGAAGAATTTGGGGCGATTGAGGGAGCCGACCCTGATTGTGTTTCCGAACGGGCCCTTGATAGAGGCAGGCCCCAATCAGGAACTTTAGGCAGCGGTAATCATTTTCTTGAAGTTCAGGCGATTGAGGATATCTTTGATGATAAAATTGCCCAGAAATTAAACTTAAGAATTGGCCAGATTATGGTTATGATTCATTCTGGGTCAAGAGGCCTTGGTTATCAAGTTTGTGATGACTATATACGGAACATGCGGCAGTGTGTATCAAAGTATAATATAGATATTCCTGATCGACAGCTTTCTTGTGCGCCATTAAATAGTCCTGAAGCAAAAAGATATATTGGTGCAATGAACTCAGCAGCTAATTATGCGTGGGCCAATCGACAGATTTTAATGTATTTGACTAGAGAAGCCTTTGGCAAAGTTTTTTCTAAAAGTTGGCAATCTTTGGGTATGGATTTAATTTATGACGTTGCTCATAATATCGCTAAGTTTGAGAAGTATGATTTTGAGGGTAAAGAAAAAACTTTGTGTGTTCATAGAAAAGGTGCAACTAGGGCGTTGGGGCCGGGTAATTATAAATTGCCGGAAAAATACCGCGATATCGGTCAACCAGTTATTATTCCCGGAGATATGGGGACAGCGTCCTATCTGTTGGTTGGAACCAAAAAAGCCGAAGAAGAAACCTTTGGTTCAACCTGTCATGGTGCCGGAAGGCTAAAGTCACGGACTGAGGCTATTCGGACTGTAGATTTTGACCAACTAATGAAAGAGCTGAAGCAGAAAGGAATCGAAGTAAGGGCTACCGGCAAGAAAACAATTGTTGAAGAGGCACCTTCGGCCTATAAAAATATTGATGATGTCATAGAAGTCGTAAGCCAGGCTGGCATTTCAAGAAAGGTTTGCAAACTGCGCCCTTTGTGTGTGGTTAAGGGGTAA
- a CDS encoding type II secretion system protein GspG: MRRGFTLIELIVVIAIIAILAAIIAPNAFRAIEKAKVTQVVADLRTIKNVVQSYYADTGKFPPCDDLYCNPCPSGGVFTDGPHEYVGIDFFENKAGYSGWDGPYLEKWPTVPWNPSGPLYPNYQYQGAWADFDNNGIEDESVEIHFWATPTETAQNRGLLIDRVLDDNNLSTGNFLSGDTFDPISGNPKCSVCMFYNAGLH, from the coding sequence ATGAGAAGAGGATTCACTCTAATTGAACTAATTGTAGTCATTGCAATCATCGCAATCCTTGCCGCAATCATTGCACCCAATGCATTCCGTGCCATTGAGAAGGCGAAGGTAACGCAAGTTGTTGCTGACCTTAGAACTATAAAAAATGTTGTTCAATCTTATTATGCAGATACTGGCAAGTTTCCTCCTTGTGATGATCTCTATTGCAATCCTTGCCCTAGTGGTGGAGTATTCACCGATGGACCACATGAATATGTAGGGATAGATTTTTTTGAAAATAAAGCTGGATATTCGGGTTGGGATGGCCCTTATCTAGAAAAATGGCCAACTGTACCATGGAATCCCTCGGGGCCTTTATACCCAAATTACCAATATCAAGGAGCCTGGGCTGATTTTGATAACAACGGCATTGAAGATGAATCTGTTGAAATACATTTTTGGGCGACGCCTACTGAAACAGCACAAAATCGTGGCTTATTAATCGATAGGGTTTTAGATGACAATAACCTATCTACTGGAAATTTTTTATCGGGAGACACTTTCGATCCTATAAGTGGAAATCCTAAATGCTCTGTCTGTATGTTTTACAATGCAGGATTACATTAA